The Hypanus sabinus isolate sHypSab1 chromosome 5, sHypSab1.hap1, whole genome shotgun sequence genome has a segment encoding these proteins:
- the LOC132393645 gene encoding uncharacterized protein LOC132393645 isoform X1 has translation MCIKEARQGFNKYKVTDKTLGQSVLTQTEHDNKLAPSAQDVIFSKIMDTKVFRDEANNWVAPLPFREPRQCLPNNKEQAVKRFTSLQKTLKRKPEMQQQYIAFMKKIFTNGHAEVAPPPREGEECWYLPTFGVYHPQKSNQIRMVFDSSAQCAGISLNDVLLTGPDLNNTLLGVLMRFQKEKVAILADKESSFRKFNPILKNDIICIGGRLIHSHFPAAEKSPVILPKDSHVFLLLTRHHHEQVKHQGRHLTEGAIRAMGLWILGVGSSTYGGPPTRTL, from the coding sequence atgtgtatcaaggaagcacgacaaggctttaacaaatatAAGGTAACCGACaagacactgggacagtcagtcttaactcaaactgagcatgataacaaacttgctccatcagctcaagacgtcATTTTCtcaaaaataatggacaccaaggtcttcagagatgaagcaaataattgggtcgccccactacctttcagagaaccacgccagtgcttgccaaacaacaaagagcaggcagtcaagcggttcacgtccttgcaaaaaaccctgaaaaggaaacctgagatgcagcaacaatacataGCATTTATGAAGAAGATCTTcactaatggacatgctgaagtagcaccgccaccgagggaaggcgaggagtgctggtacctcccaacgtttggggtttaccacccacaaaagtcCAATCAGATCAGGatggtctttgactccagtgctcagtgcgctggtatctcccttaatgatgtgctccttacaggccccgatcttaacaatacccttctcggggtcctgaTGCGCTTCCagaaggagaaggtcgcaatcttagcAGACAAGGAGAGCTCTTTCAGGAAATtcaacccgatcctgaagaacgatatcatttgcattggaggccggttaatacactcccactttccagctgcagaaaagagcccagtaatcctgcccaaagacagccatgttttcctactgctcactcgccatcaccatgaacaggtaaagcatcagggccgtcacctgacggaaggagcaataagggcaatgggtctgtggatcttgggagtTGGAAGTTCAAcgtatggcggacctcccaccagaacgctttga
- the LOC132393645 gene encoding uncharacterized protein LOC132393645 isoform X2, with protein sequence MSNLEVDGLQQQKTTAIYSEVNLLSTEVFTIRYCGRVNSKQLILLGPPHCLVYAWCLVQSSFTPVREHYSKKAALPGVSSATMASRSSIKSLPSSARDSRASTSKAAHARAKAKAAKVRALYAKQEAKLKMEKAAREKEAAAREKEAAVREAENQLEKVRIESELEVLMLHREAEAARVEAEIIESAEEMHVLDDVKSTSVRTRLERTSDYV encoded by the exons atgtcaaaccttgaagtggatggactccagcagcagaagaccacggccATATACTCAGAGGTCAATTTATTAAGTACTGAAG ttttcaccatacgttattgtggaagagtgaacagtaaacagttaatcttactgggaccgcctcattgtctggtttatgcttggtgtttagttcagagttcttttacgcctgtgcgagaacactacagtaaaaaggcggcattaccaggtgtttcaagtgctacgATGGCTtcacgatccagcatcaagtcattGCCATCCAGTGCCAGGGacagtagggcatcaacaagtaaggctgcccatgcaagagctaaagcaAAAGCCGCCAAGGTACGAGCGTtgtacgccaaacaagaagcaaaattgaaaatggaaaaggctgccagagaaaaaGAAGCAGCTGCCAGAGAAAAGGAAGCGGCTGtcagagaagctgaaaaccagttggaaaaggtaaggatagagtcagagttagaagtgctgatgctacaccgagaagccgaagctgccagggtggaagcagagataatagaaagtgctgaagaaatgcatgttctggatgacgtaaaatctacttcagtaaGGAcgagattggaacgcacaagcgactatgtctga